From Passer domesticus isolate bPasDom1 chromosome 8, bPasDom1.hap1, whole genome shotgun sequence, a single genomic window includes:
- the LOC135305660 gene encoding olfactory receptor 14J1-like → MFFFLLNLALSNLGSICTTVPKAMHNSLWDTRNISYTGCAAQLFFLYFFLSAEYSLLTIMCYDRYVSICKPLHYGTLLGSRACAHMAAAAWASAFLYSLLHTANTFSLPLCHGNALGQFFCEIPQILKLSCSKSYFRELGLIAISACLVFGCFVFIVFSYVQIFRAVLRIPSEQGRHKAFSTCLPHLAVVSLFVSTVIFAHLKPPSISSPSLDLSVSVLYLVVSPALNPLIYSLRNQEIKDALRKMMTVSFQKH, encoded by the coding sequence atgttcttcttcctgctcaacctggccctcagcaacctgggctccatctgcaccactgtccccaaagccatgcacaattccctctgggacaccaggaacatctcctacacaggatgtgctgctcagctcttttttttgtatttcttcctgtcagcagagtattccctcctgaccatcatgtgctacgaccgctacgtgtccatctgcaaacccctgcactacgggaccctcctgggcagcagagcttgtgcccacatggcagcagctgcctgggccagtgcctttctctattcactgctgcacacagccaatacattttccctgcccctgtgccatggcaatgctctgggccagttcttctgtgaaatcccccagatcctcaagctctcctgctccaaatcctacttcagggaacttgggctcatTGCAATTAGTGCCTGTTTGgtatttggctgttttgtgttcattgttttctcctatgtgcagatcttcagggctgtgctgaggatcccctctgagcagggacggcacaaagccttttccacctgcctccctcacctggctgtggtctctctgtttgTCAGCACTGTTATCTTTGCtcacctgaagcccccctccatctcgtccccatccctggatctctcAGTCTCTGTTCTGTACTTGGTGGTGTCTCCAGCCCTCAACCCCCTCAtttacagcctgaggaaccaggagatCAAGGATGCCCTGAGGAAAATGATGACtgtatcttttcagaaacattaa